The following are from one region of the Vibrio rarus genome:
- the rmf gene encoding ribosome modulation factor — MKRQKRDRLERAQSQGYKAGLNGRSSDTCPYQQTDAKSQWLGGWRDAKGDVESGLYK; from the coding sequence ATGAAGAGACAAAAACGCGACCGTCTTGAGAGAGCACAGTCCCAAGGTTATAAAGCGGGTCTAAATGGTCGTTCTAGCGATACTTGCCCATACCAACAAACCGATGCTAAATCTCAGTGGCTAGGAGGTTGGCGAGACGCAAAAGGTGATGTAGAGTCCGGTCTTTATAAATAA
- the fabA gene encoding bifunctional 3-hydroxydecanoyl-ACP dehydratase/trans-2-decenoyl-ACP isomerase gives MQQKPCDIANSYDREDLLASSRGELFGPQGPQLPAPNMLMMDRVTKMSQTEGEFGKGLITAELDITPDLWFFDCHFPGDPVMPGCLGLDAMWQLVGFFLGWIGGEGKGRALGVGEVKFTGQILPTAKKVTYEIQMKRVVNRKLVMGMADGRVLVDGKEIYVAKDLKVGLFQDTSKF, from the coding sequence ATGCAACAAAAACCTTGCGATATCGCAAACTCATATGATCGTGAAGACCTATTAGCATCAAGCCGTGGCGAGCTATTTGGCCCTCAAGGTCCTCAACTGCCCGCTCCTAATATGTTGATGATGGACCGTGTGACTAAAATGTCACAGACTGAAGGTGAGTTTGGCAAAGGTCTTATTACTGCAGAGCTAGATATTACTCCTGATCTATGGTTCTTTGACTGCCACTTCCCTGGTGACCCAGTGATGCCTGGCTGCCTAGGTCTTGATGCAATGTGGCAACTGGTTGGTTTCTTCCTTGGCTGGATTGGTGGCGAAGGTAAAGGTCGTGCGCTAGGTGTTGGCGAAGTGAAGTTTACTGGCCAAATCTTACCTACAGCGAAAAAAGTGACTTATGAAATCCAAATGAAACGTGTCGTTAACCGTAAATTGGTGATGGGCATGGCAGATGGTCGCGTTCTCGTTGACGGTAAAGAAATTTACGTAGCAAAAGATCTTAAAGTGGGCTTGTTCCAAGATACATCTAAGTTCTAA
- a CDS encoding Lon protease family protein gives MKSIDWRLATPQHSHVIDSSRALSQYPEFSFNSLQPRLEATLKRYLALGASAPLLAINSSDTVTARKEIASLLSSLTDFQVEHTESIADKELLGSYAVTNSGDCQTYTGLLEKLNNGYLIISANALLAKPTTLLAIRALLSGEAVSRVATGDNAFSPVQNFTSSVKVIVVGDRNQLADLDYLDPAFSSSYTMFTEVEMDVRLDSVTAPLYLGYVASLVRQAQLPDLTSDAIYSFLTAGARVCEEQHFVPLSSSWICSLLTEAALESQSQPIEAKHIDGALEARYYRESYLPNRALDDILDGQVLIQTEGKQVGQVNGLTVIDVPGHPVCYGEPARISCVIHFGDGDVSDVERKAELGGNLHAKGMMIMQAFLSSALDLDEPLPYSASIVFEQSYSEVDGDSASLAELCAFVSALSGYEIKQSIAVTGAVDQFGRVQAVGGLNEKIEGFFYVCAHQGLTGEQGVVMPASNLRHLSLHNDVIDAIKQGQFHIWSVEDVDQALRIITGQQFCGDSDDTILNKIAERIDRLNQQELGENLIKRLKRMLFKD, from the coding sequence ATGAAATCCATTGACTGGCGACTCGCTACTCCACAACATTCACACGTTATAGACTCTAGCCGAGCTTTATCTCAATACCCTGAATTTTCATTTAATTCTTTGCAACCAAGACTTGAGGCGACCTTAAAACGTTATCTTGCATTAGGTGCAAGCGCTCCGTTATTGGCAATTAATAGTTCCGATACCGTTACTGCACGTAAAGAGATTGCATCGCTACTGAGTTCTTTGACTGATTTCCAAGTTGAGCACACCGAATCCATAGCAGATAAAGAGCTGCTTGGAAGTTACGCGGTAACAAACTCCGGCGATTGCCAAACGTATACTGGTTTGCTTGAAAAGCTCAATAACGGTTACTTAATTATTTCTGCTAATGCATTGTTAGCTAAGCCAACTACCCTGCTGGCTATTCGTGCTTTACTGTCAGGGGAAGCGGTTTCCAGAGTTGCCACTGGAGATAATGCTTTTTCTCCAGTGCAAAACTTTACCAGTAGCGTCAAAGTTATTGTGGTGGGCGATCGCAATCAATTAGCCGATTTAGATTATTTAGATCCTGCATTTTCATCTTCTTATACCATGTTTACCGAAGTAGAGATGGACGTGCGCTTAGACTCAGTTACGGCACCTCTTTATCTAGGCTATGTGGCAAGTCTGGTACGCCAAGCGCAACTACCTGATTTAACCTCTGATGCTATCTATAGCTTTTTAACCGCAGGGGCTCGTGTATGTGAAGAACAACACTTTGTGCCCTTATCCTCCTCTTGGATTTGCTCGTTATTAACTGAAGCTGCCTTAGAGTCACAGTCACAGCCGATTGAAGCCAAACATATCGATGGTGCGCTGGAAGCCCGTTATTATCGTGAGTCTTATTTGCCAAACCGAGCATTGGATGACATTCTGGATGGTCAGGTATTGATTCAGACCGAAGGCAAGCAAGTGGGCCAAGTGAACGGATTAACCGTGATAGATGTTCCAGGCCATCCAGTGTGTTACGGTGAGCCTGCTAGAATATCGTGTGTAATCCATTTTGGTGATGGTGATGTGTCTGATGTAGAGCGCAAAGCCGAACTGGGTGGCAATTTACATGCAAAAGGCATGATGATCATGCAAGCATTTCTCAGTAGCGCCCTCGATCTTGATGAACCATTGCCATACTCAGCTTCTATTGTATTTGAACAATCCTACAGTGAAGTGGATGGCGATAGCGCATCGTTAGCGGAGTTATGTGCCTTTGTTAGTGCCTTATCGGGCTATGAAATTAAACAAAGCATTGCGGTAACGGGCGCTGTAGATCAGTTTGGTCGAGTGCAAGCCGTTGGTGGATTAAACGAAAAGATTGAAGGTTTTTTCTATGTGTGCGCGCATCAAGGATTAACGGGAGAGCAAGGGGTTGTCATGCCCGCCTCTAACCTTCGACATCTTTCTTTACATAATGATGTGATAGATGCCATCAAACAAGGACAGTTCCATATCTGGAGTGTCGAAGATGTGGATCAAGCTTTACGTATTATCACCGGACAGCAGTTCTGTGGTGACAGTGACGATACCATCTTAAATAAAATAGCCGAACGTATCGATAGGCTTAATCAACAAGAACTGGGCGAAAATTTAATTAAACGCCTAAAAAGAATGCTGTTTAAGGACTGA
- the matP gene encoding macrodomain Ter protein MatP: MKYQQLENLECGWKWNYLIKKWKEGETITRHLDSSVDATAVELLRAIEHEPVQVLEWIDNHMSFELDNKLKQAIRAKRKRHFNAEQVHTRKKSIDLDYRVWEKLSLRANELGCTLSDAIEYLLSEAQRSEKASLKVNLLKEDLNKLLSD; encoded by the coding sequence ATGAAATATCAACAGTTAGAGAACCTAGAGTGTGGCTGGAAATGGAACTACCTGATAAAAAAATGGAAGGAAGGAGAAACCATTACCCGTCATTTAGACAGTAGTGTGGATGCCACCGCAGTTGAACTTCTTAGAGCTATTGAGCATGAACCTGTGCAAGTACTGGAATGGATTGATAATCACATGTCTTTTGAGCTTGATAACAAGTTAAAACAAGCGATTCGGGCAAAACGTAAACGTCATTTTAATGCTGAGCAAGTTCATACTAGGAAAAAATCCATCGATTTAGACTACCGAGTATGGGAAAAACTGTCGTTACGTGCCAACGAATTGGGTTGTACATTATCCGATGCTATTGAGTATCTATTAAGTGAAGCGCAGCGCAGTGAAAAAGCCAGTCTAAAGGTAAACTTACTAAAAGAAGATCTCAACAAACTCTTATCCGACTAA
- a CDS encoding ABC transporter ATP-binding protein — MALLTIHNGQLAFGDIPLLDKADFQLQEHERVCLVGRNGAGKSTLMKVIAGDVQMDDGHMQITQDVVVSRLEQDPPRNQAGTVYEYVSQGLAEIGKQLKIYQDLLDLVAEDPSEKNINRLSKVQEQLDHSGAWRFESRITNVLEALALDGHTLLTDLSGGWQRKAALARALVCDPDVLLLDEPTNHLDVTTIEWLETFLKDFRGAIIFISHDRSFIQSMATRIVDLDRGKLSSFPGNYQQYLIDKEEAIRVEEAQNAEFDKKLAQEETWIRQGIKARRTRNEGRVRALKQLRNERKDRIAVQGKAKIEIDDGARSGKIVFEAQNVSYSIDGKTIVDDFSFTVMRGDKIALIGPNGCGKSTLLKLMLGELQPDSGRLHCGTKLDIAYFDQYREALDPEKTVIDNLADGKQEVTVGGRERHALSYLQDFLFSPRRARSPVKALSGGEKNRLLLARIFLKSNNLLVLDEPTNDLDIETLELLEDLLANYQGTLLLVSHDREFVDNTVMASWIFEGNGRIEEFVGGYHDAQQQRKQVLASRKEFVASSSEVVVNPKPASKPSRNTSKKLSYKLQRELESLPQLLEDLEQQIDNLQERVNDVAFFALPVEETQPVLEQLASKEQELEIAFERWEELEAMQQE, encoded by the coding sequence ATGGCATTACTTACCATTCATAATGGTCAACTCGCGTTTGGCGATATTCCTTTATTAGATAAAGCTGATTTTCAGCTACAAGAGCATGAACGTGTCTGTTTAGTCGGACGCAATGGGGCGGGTAAATCCACTTTGATGAAAGTCATCGCCGGTGATGTGCAAATGGACGATGGTCATATGCAAATTACCCAAGATGTCGTGGTTTCTCGTCTAGAGCAAGATCCACCTCGTAATCAAGCGGGTACTGTTTATGAGTATGTGTCTCAAGGGCTGGCAGAGATAGGCAAGCAACTTAAGATCTATCAAGATCTGCTGGATCTTGTGGCTGAAGACCCAAGTGAAAAGAACATTAATCGCTTATCTAAGGTTCAAGAACAGTTGGACCATAGTGGTGCGTGGCGCTTTGAAAGCCGCATAACTAATGTATTAGAAGCGCTAGCTTTAGATGGCCACACTTTACTCACGGACTTATCCGGCGGTTGGCAACGTAAAGCCGCTCTTGCTCGTGCCTTAGTGTGCGATCCTGACGTATTACTTTTAGATGAGCCTACCAACCATTTGGATGTGACGACCATTGAATGGTTAGAGACTTTTTTAAAAGATTTTCGTGGTGCCATTATCTTTATTTCCCATGACCGTAGCTTTATTCAATCTATGGCCACACGCATTGTCGACTTAGATCGTGGTAAATTGTCATCGTTTCCTGGTAACTACCAACAGTATTTGATTGATAAAGAAGAAGCGATTCGTGTAGAAGAAGCACAAAATGCGGAGTTTGATAAAAAGCTCGCTCAAGAAGAAACTTGGATAAGACAAGGCATTAAGGCACGCCGTACTCGTAACGAAGGGCGTGTGCGTGCATTAAAGCAATTACGTAACGAACGTAAAGACAGAATAGCCGTGCAGGGCAAAGCCAAAATTGAAATTGATGACGGTGCTCGCAGTGGTAAGATCGTATTTGAAGCGCAAAATGTGAGTTACAGTATTGATGGCAAAACCATTGTTGATGACTTTAGCTTCACGGTTATGCGTGGCGACAAAATTGCCTTAATTGGTCCTAATGGTTGTGGTAAAAGTACCTTGCTGAAGTTGATGCTTGGTGAATTACAACCAGATAGTGGTCGTCTGCACTGTGGTACCAAACTCGATATTGCTTATTTTGATCAATACCGTGAAGCCCTTGATCCTGAAAAAACCGTGATTGATAACTTAGCCGATGGCAAACAAGAAGTGACAGTGGGTGGCCGTGAGCGTCATGCATTAAGTTATTTGCAAGATTTCTTGTTCTCTCCTCGTCGTGCTCGTTCACCGGTTAAGGCGCTTTCTGGTGGTGAGAAAAACCGCTTATTATTGGCGCGAATTTTCCTTAAATCGAACAATTTATTGGTACTCGATGAACCGACCAATGATTTAGATATCGAAACATTGGAACTTTTAGAAGATTTGCTTGCCAACTATCAGGGGACATTACTTTTAGTCAGTCACGACCGTGAATTTGTGGACAACACTGTCATGGCCAGTTGGATTTTTGAAGGTAATGGGCGCATTGAAGAGTTTGTTGGTGGTTATCATGATGCACAGCAGCAGCGGAAACAGGTTCTTGCTTCTCGCAAAGAATTTGTCGCAAGCAGCAGTGAGGTAGTGGTTAATCCTAAACCAGCCAGCAAACCAAGTCGCAATACCAGCAAAAAGTTGTCGTATAAGTTGCAACGTGAGTTAGAATCATTACCGCAACTTTTAGAAGATCTCGAACAACAAATTGATAACCTACAGGAAAGAGTTAATGACGTGGCATTTTTTGCCCTTCCTGTAGAAGAAACACAGCCTGTACTTGAACAATTAGCGTCTAAGGAACAGGAATTAGAAATCGCATTTGAGCGTTGGGAAGAGCTCGAAGCAATGCAGCAGGAATAA
- the rlmKL gene encoding bifunctional 23S rRNA (guanine(2069)-N(7))-methyltransferase RlmK/23S rRNA (guanine(2445)-N(2))-methyltransferase RlmL — protein MHQYLAVTANGLENLLVEELKNLGIVDPKPVQAGVRFKADLKQIYRACLSTRTASRFVRVLAEFNCQDDMDLYLSCMSIRWPNHFDAHKSIVVDFNGTNKEIRNSQYGAMKVKDAIVDTFTKANLPRPQISKDRPDLRVHVRLHREDAILGIDMVGQGLNQRGYRTETGRAPLRETLAASIVMRSGWNKSSALIDPMCGSGTLLIEAVMLAANVAPGHARTNWSLENLKDFDYELWAEVKSEAKVVGRRGINKFDVPVIGYDNDARVLETAKKNAIRAGIEGLIDFRLGDATQITAPADTTEGTVICNPPYGERLSTEPGLIALYSAFGAQLKAEFAGWNASIFSSSDELLSCLRMRADKQYKANNGALNCLQKNYAISSKARANTASASHEAVVAPDFANRLKKNIGKIGKWAKKEQLDCYRIYDADLPDYNVAIDVYPGHLVIQEYAAPKTIDPEVAKRRLTDIIRASIQVTGVEANNVVLKVRQKQKGTSQYQKLAQKSHQMQVSEYGVHLKVNLFDYLDTGLFLDHKLTRRKIGQMAAGCDFLNLFAYTGSATVHAAVGGAKSTTTIDMSNTYLDWAKENLAINGIKGKQHEFIQADCLQWLEKATGQYDLIFIDPPTFSNSKRMKQTFDIQRDHIQLMTHLKRLLRAKGTIVFSNNKRQFKMDMQGLKELGLQAQNISDKTLPLDFARNKHIHNCWLVSLASED, from the coding sequence ATGCATCAATACCTTGCCGTAACGGCCAATGGCTTAGAAAATCTATTGGTAGAAGAACTTAAAAACTTGGGGATAGTAGACCCAAAACCCGTGCAGGCAGGGGTGCGTTTTAAAGCCGACCTTAAACAAATTTATCGTGCGTGTTTATCCACTCGAACCGCTTCTCGTTTTGTGCGAGTGTTGGCTGAGTTTAACTGTCAAGACGATATGGATTTGTACCTTTCGTGTATGTCTATACGTTGGCCCAATCACTTTGATGCGCACAAATCGATTGTTGTAGATTTCAACGGAACGAACAAAGAGATCCGTAATAGCCAGTACGGGGCGATGAAGGTAAAAGATGCCATTGTGGATACCTTTACCAAAGCAAACTTGCCTAGACCTCAGATCAGTAAAGATCGTCCAGATCTTCGCGTGCATGTTCGTTTGCATCGTGAAGATGCCATTTTAGGTATTGATATGGTGGGTCAGGGCTTAAACCAACGTGGCTACCGTACCGAGACGGGTCGCGCACCTTTGCGTGAAACCCTAGCAGCCTCTATTGTTATGCGCAGTGGATGGAATAAAAGCAGTGCGCTTATCGACCCTATGTGTGGCTCAGGTACTTTGCTCATTGAAGCGGTTATGTTAGCGGCTAATGTGGCTCCCGGTCATGCGCGTACCAATTGGAGTCTTGAGAACCTTAAAGACTTTGATTATGAACTTTGGGCAGAAGTAAAATCTGAAGCTAAAGTGGTGGGCCGTCGTGGCATTAATAAGTTTGACGTACCGGTGATTGGCTACGATAACGATGCGCGTGTTTTAGAAACCGCGAAGAAAAATGCTATCCGTGCTGGTATTGAAGGATTGATCGATTTTCGACTTGGCGACGCAACACAAATTACCGCGCCTGCTGACACTACAGAGGGGACAGTAATTTGTAACCCGCCATACGGTGAACGTTTAAGTACCGAACCGGGCCTTATTGCCCTTTATTCGGCGTTTGGTGCGCAACTTAAAGCTGAGTTTGCCGGTTGGAATGCGTCTATTTTCTCCAGCTCCGATGAGCTACTCAGTTGCCTAAGAATGCGCGCTGACAAACAGTACAAAGCCAATAACGGCGCACTCAATTGTTTGCAAAAGAACTACGCAATTTCTAGTAAGGCGAGAGCCAATACCGCTAGTGCATCACACGAGGCAGTAGTGGCCCCTGATTTTGCTAACCGTTTGAAAAAGAACATTGGCAAAATTGGCAAGTGGGCTAAAAAAGAACAGCTCGATTGTTACCGTATTTATGATGCGGATCTGCCGGATTACAATGTGGCCATTGATGTTTATCCGGGTCATTTAGTGATTCAAGAATATGCAGCACCTAAAACCATTGACCCTGAAGTGGCTAAGCGTCGCTTAACCGATATTATCCGTGCCAGCATTCAAGTGACTGGAGTCGAAGCCAACAACGTGGTGCTTAAAGTACGTCAAAAGCAAAAAGGCACTAGTCAGTATCAAAAATTGGCGCAAAAATCCCATCAGATGCAAGTGTCTGAGTATGGCGTTCACTTAAAAGTGAACCTCTTTGATTATCTTGATACGGGTTTGTTCTTAGATCATAAACTCACTCGTCGTAAGATTGGTCAAATGGCGGCAGGGTGTGACTTCTTAAATCTATTTGCATACACGGGCAGTGCTACTGTACACGCTGCGGTAGGGGGAGCTAAATCCACCACAACCATTGATATGTCCAATACCTACCTTGATTGGGCCAAAGAAAACTTGGCCATTAACGGGATTAAAGGCAAGCAGCATGAGTTCATTCAAGCGGACTGTTTACAATGGTTAGAAAAAGCCACTGGGCAGTACGATCTTATCTTTATTGATCCTCCTACGTTTTCTAACTCAAAACGCATGAAGCAAACTTTTGATATTCAACGTGACCACATTCAGCTTATGACGCACCTTAAACGCTTGTTGCGTGCCAAAGGGACGATAGTATTCTCTAATAACAAGCGTCAATTTAAAATGGATATGCAAGGGTTAAAAGAGCTCGGTCTGCAAGCACAAAATATTTCCGATAAAACCTTACCTTTAGATTTTGCCCGCAATAAACACATTCATAACTGCTGGTTAGTGTCTTTAGCAAGTGAGGATTAG
- a CDS encoding MFS transporter — protein sequence MAISRKHLLALTAILLLSANLRGPFTSLAPVLDQIMTQLHLSSTMLGVLSSLPLLSFALISPVALTVLNKWGLKGSICSALFAILLGICLRSAGSASYLYIGTILIGAGIAVGNVLLPVAVKASFPTRITVVTSLYVFTMGIGSTIASTVMVPLSHQTFLSLSGWQLALLFNLVFALAALVIWFATDNTNDQHNRQQLISIKSLLKSTVAWQVTLALGFNSFTFYSFAAWLPKLLLDHGMNEIQAGYVYGLLQLSTMLPGIVLIPILSRVKNTQRVFITTSLGVVLAVLGLIIAPQFAAFWTVLFGFCNCSTFVVAISLVGLRTHSASQAAALSAMSQSIGYAIATLGPPLLGYLYQLSHSWFLPLLCVMFIAVLCALFGALAARER from the coding sequence GTGGCCATTTCACGAAAACACCTGCTTGCTCTAACCGCCATTTTATTGCTCTCTGCAAATTTACGAGGCCCATTTACCAGTCTCGCTCCTGTTTTAGACCAAATAATGACTCAGCTGCACCTAAGCTCAACCATGCTAGGTGTGCTATCGTCTCTGCCCTTGCTTTCCTTTGCCTTAATTTCTCCTGTTGCCTTAACGGTATTAAATAAATGGGGCTTAAAGGGCAGCATCTGTAGCGCACTGTTTGCAATTTTACTTGGGATTTGCCTTCGTTCAGCCGGCTCTGCAAGCTATTTGTATATAGGTACAATCTTGATTGGAGCTGGTATTGCGGTGGGCAACGTGTTGTTGCCCGTTGCGGTTAAGGCCAGTTTTCCAACGCGCATTACCGTTGTTACCTCTTTGTATGTCTTTACAATGGGCATAGGTTCAACCATAGCTTCCACTGTAATGGTGCCGTTATCTCATCAAACCTTTCTATCGCTCTCTGGGTGGCAGTTGGCCTTACTATTCAACTTAGTCTTTGCGCTTGCCGCATTAGTTATTTGGTTCGCCACTGACAACACTAATGACCAACACAATCGCCAACAATTAATCAGTATAAAAAGTTTATTAAAAAGTACAGTGGCATGGCAGGTAACACTTGCGTTAGGTTTTAACTCATTTACTTTTTATTCCTTTGCAGCTTGGCTACCCAAGCTATTGCTCGATCATGGCATGAATGAAATACAAGCGGGCTATGTGTATGGGTTACTGCAATTATCAACAATGCTTCCTGGTATCGTGCTTATCCCAATACTCTCTAGAGTAAAAAACACTCAGAGGGTCTTTATTACCACATCCCTGGGTGTGGTATTGGCGGTGCTAGGCTTAATAATCGCCCCACAATTTGCTGCTTTTTGGACGGTATTGTTTGGCTTTTGCAACTGCTCTACCTTTGTTGTTGCTATCTCGTTGGTGGGGTTACGTACACACTCAGCCTCACAAGCTGCCGCACTTTCTGCCATGTCACAAAGCATAGGTTACGCCATTGCCACTTTAGGCCCACCTCTTCTTGGTTATCTTTACCAATTGAGTCACTCGTGGTTTCTGCCATTACTTTGCGTAATGTTCATAGCGGTTTTATGTGCGCTGTTCGGTGCATTAGCCGCCCGAGAACGCTAG
- a CDS encoding DUF3466 family protein, translating into MNRSCIFKLSAVAGLILASFGASANTSLYKIVPINTSLGNESYGSAIDSKGNIAGDTRDGTDGIPFRDEAPFGMDNTFTYLDWYDLESYCYRQLGYNSCENWSERQWHGINGAGGLEREREAFYQGYTANAHGFDNSGQKLMQNPTSDYKPGGSSSLVADSNNVVVNAFSVDDDIIGLTSSGYYELGNSQYGLAYRERGFVGDVILPPPTTFNGKAVSDIVTKMGRTMAFDSFKYPADDTGETFIVGSASVTPFDYRDSSKDYDGRDVGRCFSNDVAIDDPGASPNCQNFAFSTKGFVWNKSGTSGVSVAVWNTDGHGNDTESNRSEKSYMSSIRGAIVPNHELIASEGSTDSAPIYPDARDYEGQPILVGYNTRRDSNNLLMQAAVFRPIDKDSLDLTQDNQWQSTYISGAEVEHGDHYIYSNSRATDINNNLLVIGESKRSGYYPENGAAASRIFVADANADTPKATYLSETSESIFFVGSGGIAASVNNYNEIVGTIDAETAREYNGKQRRHRGFINPYDFTGTHAHRRALFENKAWWLDDLTNDENVSGTNNHYRIIAASDINDKGEIAATALYCASGYDNTGHNAYCGGGTDIEKVVAVKLEPTVDLDDPDATVTIIPRSVEQEAISRQAGSLGPWSLLLLALAGVRRKYKR; encoded by the coding sequence TTGAATCGCAGTTGTATCTTTAAATTATCAGCCGTGGCCGGTTTAATCTTGGCCTCGTTTGGCGCCAGTGCCAATACTAGTCTTTATAAAATTGTTCCAATTAACACCAGTTTGGGTAATGAGTCATACGGCAGTGCCATTGATAGTAAGGGGAATATCGCCGGTGACACCCGAGATGGTACCGATGGCATCCCGTTTCGTGATGAAGCCCCTTTTGGCATGGACAATACGTTCACTTATTTAGATTGGTATGATCTTGAAAGCTATTGTTATCGTCAACTCGGTTACAACAGTTGTGAAAACTGGTCTGAACGCCAATGGCATGGTATTAACGGAGCGGGTGGCTTAGAGCGAGAGCGTGAAGCCTTTTATCAAGGCTATACAGCCAATGCTCATGGTTTCGATAATTCCGGTCAGAAGTTGATGCAAAACCCAACGTCGGATTATAAGCCAGGTGGCTCTAGTAGCTTAGTGGCAGATTCTAATAACGTAGTGGTCAATGCATTTAGTGTCGATGATGACATCATTGGCTTAACCAGCAGTGGTTATTATGAATTAGGAAATAGTCAATATGGCCTCGCTTATCGTGAGCGTGGGTTTGTGGGCGATGTTATTTTGCCTCCACCCACCACCTTTAATGGCAAAGCGGTAAGTGACATTGTCACAAAAATGGGTCGCACTATGGCATTTGATTCTTTCAAATACCCAGCAGACGATACCGGTGAAACCTTTATCGTTGGTAGTGCCTCTGTTACGCCATTTGATTACAGAGACAGCTCAAAGGATTATGACGGTCGTGATGTTGGCCGCTGTTTCAGTAATGATGTGGCTATAGATGATCCGGGTGCATCGCCTAATTGCCAAAACTTTGCTTTTTCGACCAAAGGGTTTGTGTGGAATAAGTCGGGTACCAGTGGTGTGTCAGTGGCGGTTTGGAATACGGATGGCCATGGCAATGATACAGAGTCTAACCGCTCTGAAAAGTCGTATATGTCCAGTATTCGTGGCGCTATTGTTCCTAATCATGAGTTAATTGCTAGTGAAGGTTCAACGGATTCTGCTCCTATTTACCCTGATGCCAGAGATTACGAAGGCCAACCAATATTAGTTGGTTATAATACCCGCCGTGACAGCAATAACTTGCTAATGCAAGCGGCTGTATTTAGACCGATTGACAAAGATAGCCTAGATTTAACCCAAGATAACCAGTGGCAATCCACCTATATCTCTGGCGCAGAAGTGGAACATGGTGATCATTATATTTACTCCAACTCTCGAGCCACAGACATTAACAACAACTTGTTAGTCATTGGCGAGTCAAAACGTAGTGGTTATTACCCTGAAAATGGTGCAGCAGCCAGCCGTATTTTTGTTGCTGATGCTAATGCTGACACGCCGAAGGCCACCTATTTGTCTGAAACGAGTGAGTCTATCTTCTTTGTTGGTTCAGGTGGTATTGCCGCTTCTGTGAATAACTACAATGAAATTGTGGGTACCATAGATGCTGAAACGGCGCGAGAATATAATGGTAAGCAACGTAGACATAGAGGCTTTATTAACCCTTATGACTTTACGGGCACTCATGCTCATCGTCGCGCCTTATTTGAAAACAAAGCTTGGTGGTTAGATGATTTAACCAATGACGAAAACGTGTCAGGCACTAATAACCATTACCGTATCATTGCCGCATCAGACATTAATGATAAAGGTGAAATCGCGGCGACTGCATTATATTGTGCCAGTGGTTATGATAACACCGGACATAATGCCTACTGTGGTGGCGGTACTGACATTGAGAAAGTGGTGGCCGTTAAACTGGAGCCAACGGTTGATCTTGATGATCCTGACGCAACTGTGACCATCATACCTCGCAGTGTTGAACAAGAAGCGATCAGTCGTCAAGCGGGCAGTTTGGGACCATGGTCTTTGCTTTTATTAGCTTTAGCGGGTGTTCGCAGAAAATACAAACGCTAG
- a CDS encoding DUF3634 family protein has translation MLYVILLAAILIFAIVLYDKPFMKIQFKQGDVSAYSGHVDKDFLHQCKSIVKGNPFDGTVKVYRSRKQYRMKFSKGIPNKTRHILRSALTGGKPHAKKR, from the coding sequence ATGCTATACGTCATATTATTAGCCGCCATTCTTATCTTTGCCATCGTGCTATACGATAAGCCGTTTATGAAAATTCAATTCAAACAAGGTGACGTGAGTGCTTATTCGGGGCACGTAGACAAAGATTTTCTGCATCAATGTAAAAGCATCGTTAAAGGAAATCCATTTGATGGCACAGTAAAAGTGTACCGTTCAAGAAAACAATACAGAATGAAATTCTCCAAGGGTATTCCCAATAAAACACGTCACATTTTACGTAGCGCGCTAACTGGTGGCAAACCACACGCTAAGAAGCGTTAA
- a CDS encoding glutaredoxin family protein: MTVILYSTEGCHLCELAQAQLTTCGIHAKVIDIAFDDELFARYGVTIPVVSVNDSQLNWPFNLQQLQHWLDNNGITYHS; this comes from the coding sequence GTGACAGTCATCCTTTATAGTACTGAAGGGTGTCATCTATGTGAGTTGGCGCAAGCACAACTCACCACCTGTGGCATCCATGCCAAGGTGATTGATATTGCTTTTGATGATGAATTGTTTGCACGTTACGGGGTCACTATCCCCGTGGTCTCTGTTAATGATTCACAGCTCAATTGGCCCTTTAACTTACAACAATTACAACATTGGTTAGACAATAATGGCATTACTTACCATTCATAA